The following proteins are co-located in the Polystyrenella longa genome:
- a CDS encoding FG-GAP-like repeat-containing protein has protein sequence MIFISHLTSFLRARKRHARKQMSHLSQCTQASTWHQLDRLEDRAMLSAAVLNTNPVIQSMNEPANTNIEITFEEAILSQSVDSASILVSGSQSGLIDPSSTFEINGSTITINPVNDFFTGETVRVIVTNNVETTANEPVVPHVFDFRVGATAGSTYFVEVNSILTTGRAYDAEAADFNGDGQLDVFVLTREGFDILENDGAAQFSTISYNSSHIQPDHRLGYYHQIVDFDTDGDLDLILNLEAMEGDDQLRFWQNDGTGRFTDIGSRPLGFNIDSSNSPGPVRADDFNADGVIDFAFGQGFQTLISNTAGEYDTVSATDESFLGLTSGDFDNDGDLDLSVNSRYSIINDGLGNFDSPYSGVASRERGVTGDLNSDGFLDLITYSFYESRVNVFLSNLEGDQVTFTSPYIIRSYENTVSDIDLGDFNADGSLDVFINNTNLWEELYYNDGSGNLDTTYEEHFSKGVYSRYGQALGDFDGNGSVDIFTIGDSDHYHHQVFLNSPNNDLSISKTSDQSVVKPGDELTYTITVRNNGDYLVEDALVTNDVGSILEDISWTADFSTVSEGTRYGSDSINEILYLPSGAVVTYTISGRVRSDVRGLNTNVATVNSLDFTDPLPENNQDADSDLVFLSGRTGVTNFTDSGQSLGGNQLTEKVNTGDLDGDGDLDVIVSNRSTGESAEIWWNNSKGEFTLQADALGDSLSFSTSIGDVDHDGDLDVFMSTRHTPQELWLNDGFGSFIKSEQVFPIGWPIEIDMVDIDGDQDLDLVFYSDSVVIWQNDGFGQYNLFDTLELEEDVHSAGIADLDGDGDLDLIIGQDELYPVYVYLNDGQGHLTDSNQRLGNRRTLRIEPGDFDGDGDIDFIAGNYFEEDDEVSLQEAASKLWINNGSGIFTEHDEEIETPDLLSITSADYDHDGDLDLYFTNELRSGVSGNELYLNDGSGSFTKVTVQKSIYSSHSATSGDFDNDGDLDLFVGYVNGPGKVWFNGNPADLAITKSSSQVAVTAGGTVTYSITVSNHGPSAVTNALVEDHYTEFLEEVTWTAVASGGAVGKINGEGDLAEFVDLLAGSTITYTVSGKARYGVQTVITNTASIHAASAVETNLDNNSDYDSDIVVLGAGYGLASFVSNGQELTAGDSHDIELADLDHDGDLDAIVAMHDVPSLVWINDGTGRFFDSGQSLDSGSGIAMGDIDDDGDIDAYIVRSNTFQTDSFDKVWLNDGQGTFTDSGQKLGSALSRTARLADLDGDGDLDAFVTVAGTTVGHQVWMNDGDGVFTDSLQSLRIPNDGNNTTPWGLQLGDLDGDGDLDALVTSYGTRDAVYKNDGQGIFSFHQTIHLLPNETLGVSLGDVDNDGDLDAVIANKTGGNLVYRNNGSGSFADSGQRLGIRETTDVALADLDGDGDLDFYAVNSLTIVTNDYQPQRGDKIWINNGSGQFSTGNQSISAEYGNAVALGDLDRDGDIDAFTANWLIGDGGQDEVWMNGVEGDLAIRIVSPQVEVSLNESISFTIIVNNPGDSDAHNVLVKDLYSHIFRNVTWTATTTGGAIANTSGVGDINERVTLPSGSTIEYRIDGTVKEDVGKRIVHEARVEGPNIYDVNPLNNKAYDGDSVVVPVSEGTAYYEDNGQWLGRVMARQLEVADLDNDGDLDGFVLSEEGSHIWFNDGTARFEEIESPELNATSGESFILIDLNGDTLLDVLIQGEQVRRFLNFGNGDFKEAEGVIHPEKIPFVSMDVADLDQDGDLDLFTATPEETQVWMNDGVGEFVLTSLNPMIRIFSQNYFTSYYQVLLGDLDNDGDVDAFLLEYSQNRILLNDGNGSFSHFDTNTGLQGNLYDIAHKLADIDGDGDLDLIRSGFGYEIIVIRNNGSLNFSKERLLGTSSYYGETELIDLDFDGDLDLVTDNPNQAIFLNQGTGAFSASPLKEGSPKGDLTATGDLDNDGDIDLFQSLRGGNLVYLNDGDLNFSISDQVLKQQNQLGTYNLFDTYNRSKVALGDIDQDGDLDALIGPYIGRYSRDLSLWINDGTGKYFEQELPHEDLYVGFIRNVLIEDVNNDGLLDLLAITASGGVWYPNYGDGTFGEIRIIEGLPFAYGKSFVVDDFNGDGLFDISYPVSGYDTIMYLNNGDGSFQLSNQELGFNSNFATSGDFDGDGDIDFFQVYNNDDESTPSLFLNDGFGNFTPTGLRFIGKHVTSGDVDGDGDLDVLYVSQTTSENLMYLANSGAGSFIESSSYYDYPEVDDLKLADIDADGDLDAIVRADDEIILFLMGTSNQFIYKQTIETGPGLFFEIGDLDNDGSIDLFVVNDYIGHHVLLNSKLPLPLMLGFDAGDTAGLKINDLERVTVQLINQNDQLVMDNRNLSGLSTALFESKQPLPATFEMSAEVTSVGGPNRWLDGFLIFDYKNENDFKYAGMFTGQNQWVIGHYQGNWGNKLSVVDWDDSGQFISVNRAYTLHLRIEGSTVSLMVDGLPVTSTTFAQPLNQGRVGLAAHNAVTRFDNFEVAEQVSTGAPQPLPFKENFEDGSADGFYYPLFDNWAVINGAGGKVFRINNSGNTNLGITYMPLPEETPAAFEMSARMLSIQSGSGWQDGFVIFDYKSPKDFKYAGMFTGHNQWMIGHYQGNWNNKLSVVDWDDSGRKINPNQFYTVHVRIDGATARLSVDGEFITSATFSNNVNTGAVGLAADRAFTWFDNFEVAEKVDAGAPTDLPFYEDFNDGFFNQSAYHQGSLWTVAGPAGSKYLQIDASGNKGLGVAFLNNDWLLPNQFEFSGQITSMGGTNRWLDGFLVFDYQSPNDFKYAGMFTGQNQWVIGHYQGNWNNRLAQVDWDDVGQSINVNTAYQLHLSVDGDHVELRVNGLSIADATFTSGIQQGTIGVAAHNAVTRFDNLMVDTNVSTGKPVSIPYLKNYNDRLADHTYYNNLVYWGFANYGGNQVLRANSSGSEKNAIATVPIDNPDGEPLEFSADVRSNQSTNGGWNDAFLIFDYKNENDFKFVGFYTGRNEWVIGHYQGNWNNVLATRGWNNEGKQINFNQFYHLDVRLDGEEATLLVDGTALLAFSFDSNITRGALGFATANAFSWFDNLHVQSMAPVGSPISDNLFASWEEESDGVLI, from the coding sequence ATGATTTTCATTTCACACTTGACGTCTTTTCTACGCGCCCGTAAACGCCATGCCCGTAAGCAGATGTCGCACCTAAGTCAGTGCACCCAAGCTTCCACTTGGCACCAGTTAGATCGTCTTGAAGATCGAGCGATGTTATCGGCGGCGGTTCTGAATACGAATCCGGTGATTCAGTCGATGAACGAACCGGCGAATACCAACATAGAAATCACCTTTGAAGAAGCCATTCTGAGTCAATCCGTAGACTCAGCCAGCATTCTCGTGAGTGGTTCCCAATCTGGTTTGATCGATCCGTCAAGTACTTTTGAAATCAATGGTTCCACGATCACAATCAATCCTGTGAACGATTTTTTCACTGGAGAAACGGTACGCGTCATCGTGACCAATAACGTTGAAACGACAGCAAATGAACCGGTGGTTCCCCACGTATTTGATTTTCGCGTAGGCGCTACCGCTGGCTCTACTTATTTCGTTGAAGTGAATTCCATTTTGACAACCGGCCGTGCTTATGACGCAGAAGCCGCTGATTTCAATGGAGATGGACAGTTGGATGTGTTTGTACTAACCCGGGAAGGATTCGATATTCTCGAAAACGACGGGGCGGCGCAGTTCTCGACCATATCTTACAACTCGTCTCATATCCAACCTGACCACAGACTAGGATACTATCATCAGATAGTGGATTTCGATACTGATGGTGATTTGGATCTCATCCTGAATTTGGAGGCTATGGAAGGAGATGATCAACTCCGTTTCTGGCAGAATGATGGAACTGGTCGCTTTACAGACATAGGTTCCCGACCGCTGGGATTTAATATCGATTCATCGAATTCTCCAGGACCAGTCAGGGCCGACGACTTCAACGCTGATGGTGTAATCGACTTTGCCTTTGGCCAAGGTTTTCAGACATTAATCAGTAACACTGCAGGTGAGTACGATACCGTTAGTGCAACAGATGAATCTTTCCTGGGTCTCACTTCAGGAGATTTCGATAACGATGGAGATCTCGATCTATCAGTAAATTCCAGATACTCAATCATAAATGACGGACTGGGGAATTTTGATTCTCCCTATTCCGGTGTTGCGAGCCGAGAACGAGGAGTCACCGGTGATCTCAATAGCGATGGCTTTCTGGATTTAATTACCTACAGTTTTTATGAAAGTCGTGTAAACGTCTTCCTTAGTAATCTTGAGGGCGACCAGGTAACTTTCACTTCACCTTATATAATAAGATCATACGAAAATACTGTGTCTGATATCGATCTTGGAGATTTCAATGCCGATGGTTCTCTTGACGTTTTTATCAATAATACCAATCTCTGGGAGGAACTGTACTACAATGATGGCTCCGGAAACTTAGACACGACTTACGAAGAGCATTTTTCAAAGGGCGTCTATTCGAGATATGGGCAAGCTCTCGGGGACTTCGACGGAAACGGATCCGTTGATATTTTCACGATTGGCGATAGTGACCATTATCATCATCAAGTTTTTCTGAACAGCCCCAACAACGATCTGTCAATTTCCAAGACTTCTGATCAATCTGTCGTTAAGCCGGGAGACGAACTGACCTACACGATCACGGTCAGGAACAATGGCGACTATCTAGTCGAAGATGCCCTTGTAACCAATGATGTTGGGAGTATTCTGGAAGATATATCCTGGACGGCTGACTTTAGTACCGTGAGTGAAGGGACTCGATACGGGTCGGATTCAATCAATGAAATATTGTATCTCCCCTCTGGCGCCGTCGTAACTTATACGATTTCAGGACGCGTTCGAAGTGACGTACGAGGACTGAATACCAATGTGGCGACGGTGAACTCTCTGGATTTCACTGATCCTCTTCCGGAAAACAACCAAGACGCAGACAGTGATCTCGTTTTCCTCTCGGGTAGGACAGGGGTAACGAATTTTACTGACAGTGGCCAGTCGCTAGGAGGCAACCAACTAACGGAGAAAGTCAATACCGGTGACTTAGACGGAGACGGTGACCTCGACGTAATCGTTTCCAATCGTAGTACCGGCGAGTCAGCAGAAATCTGGTGGAACAACAGTAAGGGGGAGTTCACATTACAGGCGGATGCACTCGGAGATTCCCTTAGTTTCTCAACATCAATCGGTGACGTCGATCATGATGGTGATCTGGATGTTTTCATGTCCACCCGACATACCCCTCAAGAACTATGGCTCAATGATGGCTTCGGTAGTTTTATCAAGAGCGAACAGGTCTTCCCAATTGGATGGCCGATTGAAATCGACATGGTGGATATCGATGGGGACCAGGATCTGGATCTGGTATTCTATAGCGATTCAGTGGTAATTTGGCAGAACGATGGGTTCGGACAGTACAATCTGTTTGATACTTTGGAACTGGAAGAAGATGTCCACTCCGCAGGCATTGCTGACTTGGACGGAGACGGCGATCTCGATCTCATAATTGGACAGGATGAACTGTACCCTGTTTACGTATATCTGAACGATGGTCAGGGCCATTTAACGGATAGCAACCAGCGGCTCGGAAACCGTCGCACCTTGCGTATCGAACCAGGAGATTTCGATGGTGATGGAGACATCGATTTCATCGCCGGTAATTATTTCGAAGAGGACGATGAGGTCTCTCTGCAAGAGGCGGCCTCTAAGTTGTGGATCAATAATGGTTCTGGAATCTTTACAGAGCATGATGAAGAAATCGAAACTCCAGACCTCCTTTCAATTACCAGTGCAGACTACGATCATGATGGCGACCTCGATTTGTATTTTACTAACGAGTTGAGATCGGGCGTTTCAGGAAATGAACTGTATTTGAACGATGGATCAGGCTCATTCACCAAGGTCACGGTTCAAAAATCCATCTATTCGTCACATTCAGCCACTTCCGGCGATTTCGATAACGATGGGGACCTGGATCTGTTCGTTGGATACGTGAATGGTCCTGGCAAAGTGTGGTTCAACGGAAATCCAGCCGACTTGGCGATCACCAAATCATCCAGTCAAGTCGCCGTAACAGCTGGGGGAACAGTCACCTATTCCATCACCGTCTCTAATCACGGTCCATCTGCTGTTACCAATGCGCTCGTAGAAGATCACTACACCGAATTCCTGGAGGAAGTCACCTGGACTGCAGTTGCTAGTGGCGGGGCTGTCGGAAAAATCAACGGTGAAGGAGACCTTGCGGAATTCGTCGACCTGTTGGCCGGCTCAACAATCACCTACACCGTATCTGGTAAAGCTCGTTACGGTGTGCAGACCGTCATTACCAATACTGCCTCCATTCACGCTGCCAGCGCTGTTGAGACCAACCTCGATAACAACAGCGACTATGATAGCGATATTGTCGTACTCGGAGCGGGATATGGGCTCGCCTCCTTTGTTAGCAACGGTCAAGAATTGACTGCGGGCGACAGTCACGACATTGAACTCGCTGACCTCGATCATGACGGAGACCTCGACGCCATCGTCGCGATGCACGATGTCCCATCTCTGGTGTGGATTAACGATGGGACTGGTAGGTTTTTCGACAGCGGACAATCCCTAGACAGTGGTTCAGGGATCGCAATGGGCGATATTGATGACGATGGTGACATAGATGCTTACATCGTGCGTTCTAATACCTTCCAGACAGATTCGTTTGATAAAGTCTGGCTGAATGATGGTCAAGGGACATTTACAGATAGCGGGCAGAAGCTTGGTTCTGCCCTCAGCAGAACAGCCCGTCTTGCAGATTTGGATGGCGATGGTGATCTCGATGCCTTTGTTACCGTCGCTGGAACAACAGTAGGTCACCAAGTTTGGATGAATGACGGAGATGGCGTATTTACTGACAGCCTACAGTCGCTCCGTATCCCCAACGATGGCAACAACACGACTCCCTGGGGTCTTCAACTTGGCGACTTGGATGGAGACGGAGATCTGGATGCGTTAGTCACCAGCTATGGGACTCGCGATGCCGTGTATAAAAACGATGGTCAGGGAATCTTCTCCTTTCACCAAACCATTCACCTTCTTCCCAACGAGACCTTGGGAGTCAGCCTCGGCGATGTCGACAATGACGGTGATCTGGATGCGGTAATCGCTAACAAAACAGGAGGCAACCTCGTTTACCGGAATAATGGCAGTGGTTCATTCGCTGACAGTGGGCAACGTCTGGGAATACGTGAGACGACAGATGTCGCATTGGCGGATCTGGATGGCGATGGCGATCTTGATTTTTACGCAGTGAATTCACTCACGATAGTAACAAATGATTATCAGCCTCAGCGCGGTGACAAAATCTGGATCAATAATGGATCGGGACAGTTCAGCACCGGTAATCAATCTATCTCCGCCGAATATGGTAACGCAGTTGCTTTGGGCGATCTTGATCGTGACGGTGATATCGATGCATTCACGGCTAACTGGCTTATCGGGGACGGAGGACAGGATGAAGTCTGGATGAATGGTGTGGAGGGAGATCTTGCGATCCGTATTGTTTCACCTCAAGTAGAAGTGTCACTAAACGAATCGATCAGCTTTACTATTATTGTGAATAATCCGGGAGATTCCGATGCTCACAATGTGCTTGTAAAGGATCTCTATTCCCACATTTTCAGGAATGTCACTTGGACTGCGACAACAACTGGAGGGGCTATCGCCAACACGTCAGGGGTAGGCGACATCAATGAACGAGTTACTTTGCCCTCCGGTTCCACTATCGAATATCGCATCGACGGGACAGTGAAAGAGGATGTAGGAAAGCGAATCGTACATGAGGCACGAGTTGAGGGTCCAAACATTTATGACGTGAATCCGTTAAACAATAAAGCCTATGATGGAGATTCTGTCGTCGTGCCAGTTTCAGAGGGAACAGCATATTACGAAGATAACGGGCAATGGTTGGGGAGAGTAATGGCAAGGCAATTGGAAGTTGCCGATCTTGATAATGATGGGGACCTTGACGGATTCGTCCTAAGCGAAGAAGGGAGTCACATATGGTTTAATGATGGTACGGCACGGTTTGAGGAAATAGAAAGTCCCGAGTTAAACGCAACATCTGGTGAATCGTTTATCCTGATCGATCTGAATGGAGACACTCTTCTCGATGTATTAATACAAGGTGAGCAAGTGCGTCGCTTTTTAAACTTCGGAAATGGAGATTTCAAAGAAGCTGAGGGGGTGATACACCCTGAGAAGATTCCCTTCGTGAGTATGGATGTCGCCGATCTGGATCAGGATGGAGATCTCGATCTATTTACAGCAACTCCTGAAGAGACCCAAGTCTGGATGAACGATGGCGTCGGGGAATTTGTATTAACAAGCCTTAATCCGATGATTCGGATTTTCTCTCAGAACTACTTTACTTCCTACTACCAAGTTCTCTTGGGAGACCTGGATAACGACGGGGACGTCGATGCTTTTCTGCTAGAATATTCCCAGAATCGAATTCTTCTGAATGATGGCAATGGAAGTTTTTCACATTTTGATACAAACACAGGACTCCAAGGAAATTTATACGATATTGCTCACAAACTGGCTGATATCGATGGCGATGGCGATCTCGACCTGATCCGTTCCGGATTTGGATACGAGATTATAGTAATCCGAAACAATGGTTCACTTAATTTCAGTAAAGAAAGACTTCTAGGAACATCTTCTTACTACGGCGAGACAGAATTAATTGACTTGGACTTTGACGGCGACCTTGATCTCGTCACAGATAATCCGAACCAGGCGATATTTCTAAATCAGGGAACAGGGGCTTTCAGCGCGTCACCATTAAAAGAAGGTAGCCCGAAAGGAGATCTGACCGCCACCGGTGATCTTGATAATGATGGCGACATTGACTTGTTCCAGTCATTGCGAGGTGGAAACTTGGTCTACCTTAATGATGGCGATCTGAATTTCTCCATTTCGGATCAGGTTCTGAAACAGCAGAATCAATTAGGTACATACAATTTATTTGATACATACAATAGATCCAAAGTGGCTCTAGGGGATATCGATCAGGATGGCGACTTAGATGCTCTTATTGGTCCATACATTGGGCGCTACAGTCGTGATTTGTCTTTATGGATTAATGACGGAACCGGAAAATATTTCGAACAGGAACTACCCCACGAAGATCTGTATGTCGGATTTATTCGGAATGTGCTGATTGAAGACGTTAACAATGATGGCCTTCTAGACCTCTTGGCTATCACTGCAAGTGGAGGTGTTTGGTATCCGAATTATGGCGATGGAACCTTTGGCGAAATAAGAATAATTGAAGGATTGCCGTTCGCTTATGGTAAGTCATTCGTCGTTGATGATTTTAATGGAGATGGTTTATTCGACATTTCCTATCCGGTCAGCGGTTACGACACCATTATGTATCTCAACAATGGAGACGGTTCATTTCAACTCTCAAATCAGGAGCTAGGTTTCAACTCTAATTTTGCTACTAGTGGCGATTTTGATGGCGACGGTGACATTGACTTTTTCCAAGTTTACAACAACGACGATGAAAGTACTCCCTCCTTATTTCTCAATGATGGTTTCGGCAATTTCACCCCGACTGGCTTACGTTTCATTGGTAAGCATGTCACTTCAGGAGACGTGGACGGAGATGGTGATCTCGATGTTCTGTATGTATCTCAAACCACCTCTGAAAATCTGATGTACTTGGCGAATTCAGGCGCAGGAAGCTTCATTGAGTCTTCCAGCTATTATGATTATCCAGAAGTAGACGACCTGAAACTGGCCGATATTGATGCAGACGGAGACCTGGATGCTATTGTCCGCGCGGACGATGAAATTATCCTCTTCCTCATGGGTACTTCAAATCAATTCATTTATAAACAGACAATTGAAACTGGTCCTGGTCTCTTTTTCGAAATAGGCGATCTTGATAATGATGGTTCCATCGATCTCTTCGTTGTGAATGACTATATTGGTCACCATGTTCTACTTAACAGTAAGTTACCACTACCCCTGATGCTGGGATTCGATGCTGGGGATACGGCTGGACTGAAGATCAATGATCTCGAACGCGTGACGGTTCAATTGATCAATCAGAATGATCAGCTAGTAATGGATAACCGGAATCTCAGCGGATTAAGCACGGCTCTTTTCGAATCTAAACAGCCACTCCCCGCCACCTTCGAGATGTCGGCCGAAGTCACTTCTGTGGGAGGGCCTAATCGGTGGTTGGATGGGTTCCTGATCTTTGATTACAAAAACGAGAACGACTTCAAGTACGCTGGCATGTTCACCGGGCAGAATCAGTGGGTCATTGGTCATTATCAGGGCAACTGGGGGAATAAACTGTCCGTCGTTGATTGGGACGACAGTGGGCAATTCATCTCGGTCAACAGAGCTTACACACTCCATCTCCGGATTGAGGGTTCTACCGTCAGCCTGATGGTTGATGGGTTACCCGTGACTTCAACCACCTTCGCCCAACCGCTGAATCAGGGACGTGTCGGGCTTGCGGCTCACAATGCCGTGACGCGGTTTGATAACTTTGAAGTGGCTGAGCAGGTCTCTACGGGAGCACCGCAACCGCTGCCATTTAAAGAAAACTTTGAAGATGGTTCCGCGGACGGATTTTATTATCCTCTGTTTGATAACTGGGCCGTAATCAACGGAGCAGGGGGGAAAGTCTTCCGTATTAATAACTCGGGCAATACCAACCTGGGTATCACCTACATGCCTCTGCCTGAGGAGACACCCGCCGCATTTGAAATGTCGGCCCGGATGTTATCCATTCAATCTGGATCAGGTTGGCAGGATGGATTTGTCATATTCGATTACAAATCACCCAAGGATTTCAAATACGCCGGGATGTTCACTGGTCATAACCAATGGATGATCGGTCACTACCAGGGCAACTGGAACAACAAGCTCTCCGTCGTGGACTGGGATGATTCGGGTCGGAAGATTAATCCGAATCAGTTCTATACTGTTCACGTTCGTATCGACGGGGCCACCGCCCGCCTGTCTGTCGACGGGGAATTCATCACCTCGGCTACCTTCAGTAACAATGTGAATACCGGCGCCGTCGGTTTAGCCGCCGATCGGGCCTTTACCTGGTTTGATAACTTCGAAGTCGCCGAGAAAGTCGACGCCGGCGCCCCCACTGACTTGCCGTTCTACGAAGACTTCAATGATGGTTTCTTCAACCAGTCGGCCTATCACCAGGGCTCACTCTGGACCGTCGCCGGACCGGCGGGGAGTAAGTATCTTCAGATCGACGCGTCGGGCAACAAAGGGCTGGGGGTTGCCTTTCTGAACAACGACTGGTTGTTACCTAATCAGTTCGAGTTCTCGGGACAGATCACTTCGATGGGAGGTACCAACCGCTGGCTAGATGGTTTTCTAGTTTTCGATTACCAGAGTCCCAACGACTTCAAATACGCCGGGATGTTCACGGGCCAGAATCAGTGGGTCATCGGCCACTACCAGGGCAACTGGAACAATCGACTGGCTCAAGTCGACTGGGATGATGTCGGTCAGAGCATTAATGTAAACACCGCCTACCAACTCCATCTTTCCGTTGATGGAGACCATGTCGAACTCCGAGTGAATGGTCTCTCCATAGCGGATGCTACCTTCACCAGTGGGATTCAGCAGGGGACCATCGGTGTGGCGGCTCATAATGCCGTGACCCGGTTCGACAATTTAATGGTTGATACGAATGTCTCCACTGGAAAACCGGTATCGATACCTTACCTGAAAAACTATAACGACAGGCTCGCCGACCATACTTATTACAACAATCTCGTTTACTGGGGGTTCGCGAATTATGGTGGAAATCAGGTCCTGCGGGCGAACAGTTCCGGTTCCGAGAAGAATGCAATCGCAACAGTTCCAATCGATAATCCCGATGGAGAACCACTCGAGTTCTCTGCCGACGTGCGCTCCAACCAGTCCACCAATGGTGGCTGGAACGATGCATTCCTCATCTTCGACTATAAGAATGAGAACGACTTCAAGTTCGTCGGGTTCTACACGGGCCGGAACGAATGGGTGATCGGCCATTACCAGGGCAACTGGAACAATGTGCTGGCAACCCGAGGCTGGAACAACGAAGGGAAGCAAATCAACTTCAACCAGTTCTATCATCTCGATGTTCGACTCGATGGTGAAGAGGCGACCCTATTGGTGGATGGAACCGCACTGCTCGCGTTTTCTTTTGACTCGAATATAACTCGGGGAGCCCTCGGCTTCGCGACAGCCAACGCTTTCAGCTGGTTCGACAACCTCCACGTCCAATCTATGGCCCCCGTCGGTTCACCAATATCCGACAACCTCTTTGCCAGCTGGGAAGAGGAATCAGACGGAGTGCTGATTTAG